One genomic segment of Actinoplanes ianthinogenes includes these proteins:
- a CDS encoding discoidin domain-containing protein encodes MKPRTLSRRLVSAALAAGLAVLGLSPVAARAAGGTNLALGKAVSASGALGAQPASAVNDGNANSYWESPNNVFPQWIQVDLGGTAAIDQVVLKLPPATAWATRTETLSVQGSTDGSAFSTLSASAGRVFDPATGNTVTVTFTAATVRYVRVHITANTGWPAGQLSELEIYGTAGPTTPPTDPPAGSNLAAGKPAEASSVTQNFVAANATDGNTGSYWESAGFPSTLTVKLGADANVTGVVVKLNPDGAWGARTQNLQVLGRALGATGFTELKARADYGFNPSTNQNTVTIPVSGKASDVQLQFFGNTGAPGGQVAEFQVIGAWAPAPNLAVTSATWSPATPDETSTIALSAVVRNSGALASTATTLDFKLNGAVVATANVPALAAGATTTVTGSVSPRAQGSYTVAATVGGATFTASSPLVVAQAPGPDLQVTAINPNPANPAVGAAVSFTVAVQNRGTSTAAASTTKVTVGAVTLTGATPAVAAGATTTVTIGGTWTATSGGATAVATADSAGVVTETNENNNTLSKSIVVGRGAAVPYTEYEAEAARYQGTLLQPDALRTFGHTNFATESSGRQSVRLTSTGQFVEFTSTNQANSIVVRNSVPDAASGGGQDWTISLYINDVFARKLTLSSRNSWVYGTTDDTESLSNTPQADARRLFDESNALLGQSYPAGTKFKLQRDAGDAASFYVIDLIDLEQVAAPLSQPAGCVSITTYGAVPNDGIDDTAAIQKAVTDDENGVIGCVWIPAGQWRQEQKILSPDPARGQWNQKGLRNVVIRGAGMWHTRLYSDTQPQNVVGNINHPHEGNVGFDIDDNTQISDLAIFGNTQNRANRGHGLNGRFGKNTKISNVWIEHVNVGAWVGRDYSDTPAYWNPGDGVEFTGMRIRDTYADGINFSNGTRNSRVFNSSFRTTGDDALAIWANPYVKDQSVDIDHDDHFVNNTVQLPWRANGIAIYGGYGNSAENNLVSDTANYPGIMLATDHSPLPFSGTTLIANNGLYRTGGAFWNEDQEFGAITLFPSTKDITGVTIRDTDIIDSTYDGIQFKNGGGAMPNVAITNVRIDRSNNGAGILAMSGARGNATLSGVTITNSADGNVVIQPGSQFTIAGS; translated from the coding sequence ATGAAGCCCAGAACACTCAGCCGCAGGCTGGTCAGCGCGGCCCTGGCGGCCGGCCTGGCCGTCCTCGGCCTGTCCCCGGTGGCCGCGCGGGCCGCCGGCGGGACCAACCTCGCGCTCGGCAAGGCGGTCTCGGCCAGCGGGGCGCTCGGCGCGCAGCCCGCCTCGGCCGTCAACGACGGCAACGCGAACTCCTACTGGGAGAGCCCGAACAACGTCTTCCCGCAGTGGATCCAGGTCGACCTGGGCGGCACCGCCGCGATCGACCAGGTGGTGCTGAAACTGCCCCCGGCCACCGCGTGGGCCACCCGCACCGAGACGCTGAGCGTGCAGGGCAGCACCGACGGCTCGGCGTTCAGCACGCTCTCGGCGTCGGCCGGGCGCGTCTTCGACCCGGCCACCGGCAACACCGTCACGGTGACCTTCACCGCGGCGACCGTCCGGTACGTGCGGGTGCACATCACCGCCAACACCGGCTGGCCCGCGGGCCAGCTGTCGGAGCTGGAGATCTACGGCACGGCGGGCCCGACCACGCCGCCGACGGATCCGCCGGCCGGCTCCAACCTGGCCGCCGGCAAGCCGGCCGAGGCGTCCTCGGTCACCCAGAACTTCGTGGCGGCCAACGCCACCGACGGCAACACCGGCAGCTACTGGGAGTCGGCCGGCTTCCCGTCGACGCTGACCGTGAAGCTGGGCGCCGACGCGAACGTCACCGGCGTCGTGGTCAAGCTCAACCCGGACGGAGCGTGGGGCGCGCGGACGCAGAACCTCCAGGTGCTCGGACGGGCCCTCGGAGCCACCGGGTTCACCGAGCTGAAGGCGCGCGCGGACTACGGCTTCAACCCGTCGACGAACCAGAACACCGTGACGATCCCGGTCAGCGGCAAGGCGTCCGACGTCCAGCTGCAGTTCTTCGGCAACACCGGAGCGCCCGGCGGTCAGGTCGCCGAGTTCCAGGTGATCGGCGCCTGGGCACCCGCCCCGAACCTGGCCGTCACGTCGGCGACCTGGAGCCCGGCCACCCCGGACGAGACCTCCACCATCGCCCTGAGCGCGGTCGTCCGTAACTCGGGCGCTCTCGCCTCGACCGCGACCACGCTGGACTTCAAGCTCAACGGCGCCGTCGTGGCCACCGCGAACGTTCCGGCGCTGGCGGCCGGCGCCACCACCACGGTCACCGGCAGCGTCAGCCCCCGGGCCCAGGGCAGCTACACCGTCGCGGCGACCGTCGGCGGCGCCACCTTCACCGCGAGCTCACCGCTGGTCGTGGCTCAGGCGCCGGGCCCGGACCTCCAGGTCACCGCGATCAACCCGAACCCGGCGAACCCGGCGGTCGGCGCGGCGGTCAGCTTCACCGTCGCCGTGCAGAACCGCGGCACCAGCACCGCGGCGGCCAGCACCACCAAGGTCACCGTCGGCGCCGTCACGCTCACCGGCGCCACCCCGGCCGTCGCGGCGGGCGCCACCACGACCGTGACCATCGGCGGCACCTGGACCGCGACCAGCGGCGGCGCGACCGCCGTCGCCACGGCGGACTCGGCCGGCGTGGTCACCGAGACCAACGAGAACAACAACACCCTGTCGAAGTCCATCGTGGTCGGTCGCGGCGCCGCCGTGCCCTACACCGAGTACGAGGCGGAGGCCGCCCGTTACCAGGGCACGCTGCTCCAGCCGGACGCGCTGCGCACCTTCGGGCACACCAACTTCGCCACCGAGTCCTCCGGCCGGCAGTCGGTACGCCTGACCAGCACCGGCCAGTTCGTCGAGTTCACCTCGACCAACCAGGCCAACTCGATCGTGGTCCGCAACTCGGTCCCGGACGCCGCGAGCGGCGGCGGCCAGGACTGGACGATCAGCCTCTACATCAACGACGTGTTCGCCCGGAAGCTGACCCTCAGCTCCCGCAACAGCTGGGTGTACGGCACCACCGACGACACCGAGTCGCTGTCCAACACCCCGCAGGCCGACGCACGGCGGCTGTTCGACGAGTCGAACGCGCTGCTCGGGCAGTCGTACCCGGCCGGCACCAAGTTCAAGTTGCAGCGCGACGCCGGTGACGCGGCGAGCTTCTACGTCATCGACCTGATCGACCTGGAGCAGGTCGCGGCGCCGCTGAGCCAGCCGGCCGGCTGCGTCTCGATCACCACCTACGGCGCGGTGCCGAACGACGGCATCGACGACACGGCCGCCATCCAGAAGGCGGTCACCGACGACGAGAACGGCGTGATCGGTTGCGTCTGGATCCCGGCCGGCCAGTGGCGGCAGGAGCAGAAGATCCTCTCGCCGGACCCGGCTCGGGGCCAGTGGAACCAGAAGGGCCTGCGCAACGTGGTGATCCGGGGCGCCGGTATGTGGCACACCCGGCTCTACTCGGACACCCAGCCGCAGAACGTGGTCGGCAACATCAACCATCCGCACGAGGGCAACGTCGGCTTCGACATCGACGACAACACCCAGATCTCCGACCTGGCGATCTTCGGCAACACGCAGAACCGGGCGAACCGCGGGCACGGCCTGAACGGCCGGTTCGGCAAGAACACGAAGATCAGCAACGTGTGGATCGAGCACGTCAACGTCGGCGCCTGGGTCGGCCGCGACTACTCGGACACGCCCGCCTACTGGAACCCGGGCGACGGCGTGGAGTTCACCGGGATGCGGATCCGCGACACGTACGCCGACGGGATCAACTTCTCCAACGGCACGCGCAACTCGCGGGTGTTCAACTCCTCGTTCCGTACCACCGGTGACGACGCCCTCGCCATCTGGGCCAACCCGTACGTCAAGGACCAGAGCGTCGACATCGACCACGACGACCACTTCGTGAACAACACCGTGCAGCTGCCCTGGCGGGCCAACGGCATCGCGATCTACGGCGGGTACGGCAACTCGGCGGAGAACAACCTGGTCTCCGACACCGCGAACTACCCGGGCATCATGCTGGCGACCGACCACAGCCCGCTGCCGTTCTCCGGCACCACGCTGATCGCCAACAACGGGCTGTACCGCACCGGCGGGGCGTTCTGGAACGAGGACCAGGAGTTCGGCGCGATCACCCTGTTCCCGTCCACGAAGGACATCACCGGCGTCACCATCCGGGACACCGACATCATCGACTCGACGTACGACGGCATCCAGTTCAAGAACGGTGGCGGCGCCATGCCGAACGTCGCCATCACCAACGTCCGCATCGACAGGTCGAACAACGGCGCCGGGATCCTGGCGATGAGCGGGGCCCGCGGCAACGCCACCCTGTCCGGCGTGACGATCACCAACTCGGCGGACGGCAACGTCGTCATCCAGCCGGGCTCCCAGTTCACCATCGCCGGAAGCTGA
- a CDS encoding winged helix-turn-helix transcriptional regulator: protein MEMALAAINGRWTTLVLRELMHGPLSFSELRAALPQLSDKVLDERIRRLRSQNLVERRAVTGFPSRVTYSLTPAGQQLRPLLVELYRTGLRLRHNPSQAHAPLA from the coding sequence GTGGAAATGGCTCTCGCCGCGATCAATGGACGCTGGACCACCCTCGTGTTGCGCGAACTGATGCACGGTCCACTGTCGTTCAGCGAACTCCGCGCCGCGCTCCCACAGCTCAGTGACAAGGTGCTGGACGAACGGATCCGGCGACTCCGCTCTCAGAACCTGGTCGAGCGGCGGGCGGTCACTGGGTTCCCGAGCCGCGTCACCTATTCGCTCACCCCGGCCGGGCAACAATTACGCCCGCTGCTGGTGGAGCTGTACCGCACCGGTCTCCGTCTGCGGCACAACCCTTCCCAGGCTCACGCGCCGCTGGCATGA
- a CDS encoding CHAT domain-containing protein has protein sequence MSLALMLMESGRPTQALTEIEQAAPHLDGLDGTRLRMQRALILDRLGHLDVAMGEYTASIQQFAAAGDRLWLARALTNRGNLHIHRPAIAAARVDLLAAHRLYRELGQELAAAQVEHNLGYAAACAGDLLAAIHWYDRADDYFRVHGRSPMALIGRSELFLQAQLLPEARAAASAAVAEAQRGTMRLHEAQARLMYARAALAGGDPEAAMREATVARQSFARQRFGPWTAMAQYLRLRAGDAGSPAARLRAVRAVAARLAEEGLPAAALDARLFAASLAAGRADAAEDLEVVLTAGRRGPASLRARAWHAAALLRDAAGDTAGARRALLAGIRVLDAYQAALGATELRSLAGSYAADLVTTGVRLALRGGRPAVVLWWSERRRAVALRLPPTRPPRENDLAADLDQLRGIASAAHVPVATRGGGQWREQRAIEERIRRRSWQAASADAPGGPPQPLRPAQLTARLQDRLAGRTLIELVTVDGALHAVAVSARGCLIRPLGPVAAPVEESALLRFSLRRLLLPGGTAATRRAAAASARHAAQRLDALVLAPVLNALGVPEPSGLVLVPAGALHATPWALTASCWGRPLVVVPSATAWLTADAAPASGGHTLLAAGPGLAHAPAEVRRLRELHPAATVLLGEHARAEVVRRALDGARLAHLAAHGAFRADNAMFSHVTLSDGPFTVYDIERLARPPRTVVLSACDVGLSAVHPGEELMGLTSALLGIGTATVLASVLPARDSAALELMVDLHRRLARGVRPAAALAAAQVAVAGAEGEADAGLATAAAFGCYGSG, from the coding sequence ATGAGCCTGGCGCTGATGCTGATGGAGTCGGGCCGGCCGACCCAGGCGCTGACCGAGATCGAGCAGGCGGCGCCGCACCTCGACGGGCTGGACGGCACGCGGCTGCGCATGCAGCGGGCGCTGATCCTCGACCGGCTGGGACACCTGGACGTCGCGATGGGCGAGTACACCGCGTCCATCCAGCAGTTCGCCGCGGCCGGTGACCGGCTCTGGCTGGCCCGCGCCCTGACCAACCGCGGCAACCTGCACATCCACCGGCCGGCGATCGCGGCCGCGCGGGTGGACCTGCTCGCCGCGCACCGGCTGTACCGCGAGCTCGGCCAGGAACTCGCGGCCGCCCAGGTCGAGCACAACCTGGGGTACGCCGCGGCGTGCGCCGGCGACCTGCTGGCGGCGATCCACTGGTACGACCGGGCGGACGACTACTTCCGGGTGCACGGCCGCTCGCCGATGGCGCTGATCGGGCGCAGCGAGCTGTTCCTGCAGGCCCAGTTGCTGCCCGAGGCCCGGGCGGCGGCGAGCGCCGCGGTGGCCGAGGCGCAGCGCGGCACCATGCGGTTGCACGAGGCCCAGGCCCGGCTGATGTACGCACGGGCCGCGCTGGCCGGTGGCGACCCGGAGGCGGCGATGCGGGAGGCGACCGTCGCGCGGCAGTCGTTCGCCCGGCAGCGATTCGGGCCGTGGACGGCCATGGCCCAATACCTGCGGCTGCGGGCGGGCGACGCGGGCTCGCCGGCCGCCCGGCTGCGAGCGGTGCGCGCGGTCGCGGCGAGACTCGCCGAGGAGGGCCTGCCCGCGGCGGCGCTCGACGCGCGGCTGTTCGCCGCGAGCCTGGCGGCCGGGCGGGCGGACGCCGCCGAGGACCTGGAGGTGGTGCTGACGGCCGGGCGCCGGGGTCCGGCCTCGCTGCGGGCCCGGGCCTGGCACGCGGCCGCGCTGCTGCGCGACGCCGCGGGCGACACCGCCGGGGCGCGGCGGGCACTGTTGGCCGGGATCCGGGTGCTGGACGCGTACCAGGCGGCGCTGGGCGCCACCGAGCTGCGGTCGCTGGCCGGCAGCTACGCCGCCGACCTGGTCACCACCGGCGTCCGGCTGGCGTTGCGCGGCGGCCGGCCGGCCGTGGTGCTGTGGTGGTCGGAACGCCGCCGGGCTGTGGCGCTGCGGCTGCCGCCGACCCGGCCGCCGCGGGAGAACGACCTGGCCGCCGACCTCGACCAGCTCCGCGGGATCGCGTCGGCGGCGCACGTCCCGGTGGCCACCCGCGGCGGCGGGCAGTGGCGGGAGCAGCGGGCCATCGAGGAGCGCATCCGCCGGCGCAGCTGGCAGGCGGCCTCGGCGGACGCGCCGGGCGGCCCGCCGCAGCCGTTGCGCCCGGCACAGCTCACCGCCCGGCTCCAGGACCGGCTGGCCGGCCGTACGCTGATCGAGCTGGTCACCGTGGACGGCGCGCTGCACGCCGTCGCGGTGTCCGCCCGGGGCTGCCTGATCCGCCCGCTCGGGCCGGTCGCGGCCCCGGTCGAGGAGTCCGCCCTGCTGCGGTTCTCGCTGCGCCGGCTGCTGCTGCCGGGCGGCACGGCGGCCACCCGGCGGGCCGCCGCGGCCAGCGCCCGGCACGCGGCGCAACGGCTGGACGCGCTGGTGCTGGCCCCGGTGCTGAACGCGCTGGGCGTTCCCGAGCCGTCCGGCCTGGTGCTGGTGCCGGCCGGGGCGCTGCACGCCACCCCGTGGGCGCTGACCGCCTCCTGCTGGGGACGGCCGCTGGTGGTGGTGCCGTCCGCGACCGCCTGGCTGACCGCGGACGCGGCGCCGGCCTCCGGCGGGCACACCCTGCTGGCCGCCGGTCCCGGCCTGGCGCACGCCCCGGCCGAGGTACGCCGGCTGCGCGAGCTGCACCCGGCGGCCACCGTGCTGCTCGGCGAGCACGCGCGGGCCGAGGTGGTGCGGCGCGCGCTCGACGGGGCACGGCTGGCGCACCTCGCCGCGCACGGCGCGTTCCGTGCCGACAACGCGATGTTCTCGCACGTCACGCTCTCCGACGGCCCGTTCACCGTGTACGACATCGAACGCCTGGCCCGCCCGCCGCGCACGGTCGTGCTCTCCGCCTGCGACGTGGGCCTGTCCGCGGTGCATCCCGGCGAGGAGCTGATGGGGCTCACCTCGGCGCTGCTCGGCATCGGCACCGCCACGGTGCTGGCCAGCGTGCTGCCGGCCCGGGACTCGGCGGCGCTGGAACTGATGGTGGACCTGCACCGCCGGTTGGCCCGCGGGGTGCGGCCGGCCGCGGCGCTGGCCGCCGCCCAGGTCGCGGTGGCCGGCGCGGAGGGCGAGGCCGACGCCGGGCTCGCCACCGCGGCGGCGTTCGGCTGTTACGGCAGCGGCTGA
- a CDS encoding S8 family peptidase, whose amino-acid sequence MPSDARLTAYRNRRRQRLESLPQLRSSRTASGATAWHVAGELLVLDDGRRAAERHLAGGGVDVSGDEELMPGLRRYIAPHADIPATVAAVRAETDAPEPLVAPNHVFVATGNVFGHGGPYGPPQPAAPAALLPVGAAARRVPVAVLDTGLWKDSPLPPAVYAHGTVDVETDTDVDNDGVLDGDVGHANFIAGVVAARTRTADISVIRVLDTFGICTEDNLIRGLDRIDPAARVVNLSLGGYTVDGTPPLGLRAALRRLLGSGDRVVVAAAGNDGNATDPFWPAAFAGTGASFADRVAAIAAHDGTGLCDWSNSGGWLTAAAPGADVISTYIAHQQFPTGWASWSGTSFATPYVVAGVAERIARGSSARDALRDVIAAAGRRFGDLPAL is encoded by the coding sequence ATGCCCTCGGATGCCCGTCTCACCGCGTACCGCAATCGCCGCAGGCAGCGGCTGGAGAGCCTGCCACAACTGCGCTCGTCCCGGACCGCGTCCGGCGCGACCGCCTGGCACGTCGCCGGTGAGCTGCTGGTGCTCGACGACGGCCGGCGGGCCGCCGAGCGTCATCTGGCCGGCGGCGGTGTCGACGTGTCCGGCGACGAGGAGCTGATGCCCGGGTTGCGGCGCTACATCGCCCCGCACGCCGACATCCCCGCGACCGTCGCGGCCGTGCGCGCCGAGACGGACGCGCCGGAGCCGCTGGTCGCGCCGAACCACGTCTTCGTCGCCACCGGCAACGTGTTCGGGCACGGCGGCCCGTACGGCCCGCCCCAGCCCGCCGCGCCGGCCGCGCTGCTGCCGGTGGGCGCCGCGGCCCGCCGGGTGCCGGTCGCGGTGCTCGACACCGGCCTGTGGAAGGACAGCCCCCTGCCGCCGGCGGTGTACGCCCACGGCACCGTCGACGTCGAGACCGACACCGACGTCGACAACGACGGCGTCCTCGACGGCGACGTCGGGCACGCCAACTTCATCGCCGGCGTGGTCGCCGCCCGCACCCGCACGGCCGACATCAGCGTGATCCGGGTGCTCGACACGTTCGGCATCTGCACCGAGGACAACCTGATCCGGGGCCTGGACCGGATCGACCCGGCGGCCCGCGTGGTCAACCTGTCGCTGGGCGGCTACACCGTCGACGGCACGCCGCCGCTCGGGCTGCGGGCCGCGCTGCGCCGGCTGCTGGGCAGCGGTGACCGGGTGGTCGTCGCCGCGGCCGGCAACGACGGCAATGCCACCGACCCGTTCTGGCCCGCCGCGTTCGCCGGCACCGGCGCGTCGTTCGCCGACCGGGTGGCCGCGATCGCCGCGCACGACGGCACCGGCCTGTGCGACTGGAGCAACTCCGGTGGCTGGCTCACGGCGGCCGCGCCGGGCGCCGACGTGATCAGCACGTACATCGCGCACCAGCAGTTCCCGACCGGCTGGGCGAGCTGGAGCGGCACGTCGTTCGCCACCCCGTACGTGGTGGCCGGCGTCGCCGAGAGGATCGCCCGCGGCAGCTCGGCGCGCGATGCCCTGCGGGACGTGATCGCGGCCGCCGGCCGGCGCTTCGGCGACCTCCCGGCGCTGTGA
- a CDS encoding YybH family protein: MAGHEYMMTRTTEATRHPAAFAAAFDSGDVAAVEAMYEDDALLVPEPGNAVSGADRAAATERFLALGLPIQVRPRHVYTAGDIALLIVDWTIEGTGPDGVPVHIDGTATDVARRGADGTWRYVIDNPFGVA; encoded by the coding sequence ATGGCTGGACATGAGTACATGATGACGCGGACCACGGAGGCGACCCGGCACCCTGCGGCCTTCGCTGCGGCGTTCGACAGCGGTGATGTAGCGGCGGTCGAGGCGATGTATGAGGACGACGCACTTCTGGTGCCGGAGCCGGGCAACGCGGTGAGCGGTGCAGACCGTGCCGCTGCCACCGAGCGGTTTCTGGCGCTGGGACTGCCGATCCAGGTACGGCCTAGACACGTCTACACCGCCGGTGACATCGCGCTGCTGATCGTCGACTGGACGATCGAGGGCACCGGGCCGGACGGCGTACCCGTGCACATCGACGGTACCGCCACCGACGTCGCTCGCCGCGGTGCGGACGGCACGTGGCGATATGTGATCGACAACCCGTTCGGCGTGGCGTGA
- a CDS encoding RNA polymerase sigma factor produces the protein MTAAATPTPDEVAGWLRAAADGDRAAWGQIVQRYANLVWSIARGFRLDAADAADVSQMTWLRLVEHLSRIRRPERLGAWLAATARRESINLLRRRESPAVDETFVNLADEGPAPGHEILLADRDRELWTAFEQISARCQALLRLLVVDPPSGGYAEAADQLNMAVGSLGPTRARCLAALRGALTETAAPS, from the coding sequence ATGACGGCAGCCGCCACCCCGACACCGGACGAGGTCGCCGGCTGGTTGCGGGCCGCCGCCGACGGCGACCGCGCGGCCTGGGGCCAGATCGTGCAACGGTACGCGAACCTGGTGTGGTCGATCGCCCGAGGCTTCCGGCTGGACGCCGCCGACGCCGCCGACGTCAGCCAGATGACCTGGCTGCGGCTGGTCGAGCACCTCAGCCGGATCCGCCGGCCGGAGCGGCTGGGCGCCTGGCTGGCGGCCACCGCCCGGCGCGAGTCGATCAACCTGCTGCGCCGCCGGGAGAGCCCGGCCGTCGACGAGACCTTCGTGAACCTGGCCGACGAGGGCCCGGCACCCGGGCACGAGATCCTGCTGGCCGATCGGGACCGGGAGCTGTGGACCGCGTTCGAGCAGATCTCGGCCCGCTGCCAGGCCCTGCTCCGGCTGCTCGTCGTCGACCCGCCCAGCGGCGGGTACGCCGAAGCCGCCGACCAGCTCAACATGGCGGTCGGCAGTCTCGGCCCGACCCGGGCCCGATGCCTCGCCGCGCTGCGCGGCGCCCTCACCGAAACGGCGGCCCCCTCATGA